The following nucleotide sequence is from Psychroflexus torquis ATCC 700755.
ACTCAAAGAACGCTTGGATGCCTCTGCAGAGTTAATTTTATCTTTTGGAACCGCAGGAATCCATAATACTATGAACACCTTTAATGGAAAATAGATACGTGTGAAAATTTACAATAATGTTTCAGAATTTGATTCTAGTATTCAAACGGTAGTGACCATTGGAACCTTTGATGGGGTACACATGGGTCACAGAAAGATCATAAAACGCCTTATTGATTCTGCAGAAAACGGTCACTTGCAAACTGCCCTACTCACCTTCTACCCTCATCCTAGAATGGTCTTGCAACAAAGCGAAGATCTGAAATTGATCAATACCATTGAAGAAAGAAAATTGATCTTGGAGGAAACTGGCTTAGAACACCTCATCGTACACCCCTTTACTATGGATTTTTCAAGACTTTCTGCCAGAGAATATGTCGAAGAGATCTTAGTGAAATCTTTAAATGCTAAAAAAATAGTGATAGGCTACGATCATCACTTTGGAAGAAATAGAACTGCAAATATCGAAGATCTTAAGGAATTTGGTAAAGAGTTTGATTTTGAAGTTCTTGAAATCTCAAAACAAGATATCGAAGATGTAGCCGTGAGTTCTACCAAAATTCGCCGATCCTTGGAAGATGGTGATCTTGAAAGTGCCAATACATATCTTTCCCTTCCTTTTTTTCTCTCTGGAGAAATCGTAAGAGGAAAAGGACTTGGAAAAAATATGGGATATCCAACTGCTAATATGGACATAAAAGAATCTTATAAACTCATCCCCAAACAAGGGGTTTATGTGGCCGCATCTGTCATAAACGGCGATAAGCACTTTGGTATGATGAATATAGGGACCAATCCCACCGTTGGCGGAAAAGACCGCAGCATAGAAACCTTTTTCTTTGACTTGGACAAGGACTTATATGGGCAACACCTTCATATCCAATTGCTGAAACGCATACGAAGTGAGGTAAAATTCGATGGATTAGACGCCTTGATTGAAGCTATGAATGCCGATGAAGTCTTTGCAAAAAACTACATAAAGGTCTTCACTAATGAATAAAACCCTGTTTAAGCAAGTTGATAATTCTCCGCTCATCGTATTTAGAATTATTTTTGGTTTGCTTATTGCCTTAGAAGCTTGGGGAGCTATTGCTACTGGTTGGGTACGCAGAACCCTAGTTGAACCTAAGTTTACCTTCAACTTTATAGGATTCGATTTTTTACAGCCTATTCCAGAGCCCGGGATGTATATTTACTTTGGACTCATGGGGTCCTTTGGCATCTTAATCATGCTTGGAGTCAAATATAGATTGAGCATAATTGCCTATACTGTGTTGTGGACTTGCGTCTACTTAATGCAAAAAACCTCATACAATAATCACTATTACCTTCTTATCCTCCTCCTTATTTTTATGTGTATTGTTCCTGCACATACTTACTTTTCTTATGATGCTAGAAAAAATCCGAATCTGAGGTCTATAAAAATGCCCAATTGGGTCGTCCTATTTTTAATAGCTCAAGTCTGGATTGTGTATACCTATTCAAGTCTGGCAAAATTTTATCCAGATTGGTTAGATGGGACCTTTCCAGAACTTTTAATGAAAGGGCGAGCACATTATTGGCTCATTGGAGACCTCCTCCAAGACCAGTGGGTACATGTGTGCATCACTTATTTTGGCGTTTTATTCGATTTACTCGTCGTTCCTCTACTCTTATGGAAGAGAACCCGAATAACTATCTTCTGGATCAGTGTATTCTTTCATCTCTTCAACAGCATCGTGTTTCAGATTGGAATTTTTCCCTACATGTCGCTGGCATTTTCAGTATTCTTTTTCCCAAAGCAATATATCCAACAGACGTTTTTAAAATCCAAGCCGTTTTATAGTGACGAAGCCTACGCCCCCCCGAAATCAGCTCCATTAATCAAAACTTTTTTTGCAGTGTGGTTTATACTCCAGCTGATCTTGCCACTACGACATCATTTTATAAAAGGAGAGGTTCTTTGGACCGAAGAAGGCCATAGAGCGAGCTGGAGAATGATGTTAAGGTCAAAAACAGGTTATGCAAGCTTTAAGGTGAAAGACCTCTCTACAGGTGTAACCAGTTACGTCAAGCTTGAAGAGTATTTAACTCAAAAACAAAGACGACAACTTATTAAACCTGATGGGGTTTGGCAATTTACTCAACACTTGAAACAAGACTACGCAGCAAGAGAAATTCCTATCGAAATATACGCTCGTATAAAAGTAGGTGTTAACGGAAGACAGCCTGAATTCCTTATAGATCCAAAACTTGATTTGACCAAAATCACTTGGAATTATTTTTCTCATAATGATTGGATTTTACCTCAACCTAAATCGATGCCTTAAACCAAATTAGACCTATAATGACGCAATAAATCGTTTTACCGATACGAATTCGGCACAGGTTTTTTTCGCCTGCTTTTCATCAAAAATAATTACCGTAGCTAAGGCTATGCTAGTTATTTTTGATTTCAATCAATCAATCAAAAAATAATTCAATTTATTCATACGGCATTATAAATATAATTTGGTATTAAACCAATTTAAGCCTTATTCTCTAATTGGATGCCTAGGGTTTTTGACGTCCAATCCATACGTATTGTTTTGCCTTTGTTGGTTTGTGTATGATCAAATTCTGGAGGAACGAGATCATGGTCTTTAGCTTTTTTAATATAATAAGCTTGCTTAGAAAGTTTAATGGTTTCTACACCATGATAAATGTGCCCGAATTCATCTTGATTTATCACTTCTAAAATCAATCGAATACAGTTGGATAAATGAATCAAATTTACGGGAGCCTCTGGATTTTGTAGGCCTTTTCTTCCTGCAAGAAATTGAATAGGATGCCTGCCTTCTCCTACTAAACCTCCAAATCTTAACACACTAGCTTTGGCCATGCTTAAATTCAGGACAAGCTGTTCTGCCTCTATAAGGGGATTAGCCTTAATTTCTGAAGTGCTAAATAGATAGTACTCAGTATAACCAGGAATGGATTCATGATCTTCAAAAATACCTGTAGAACTGATGTATAAGACTTTTGAAAGTGATGAAACTGAAATAGCCTGTAACAAAGGCTTAATCTTAGCAATATAATCGGAAGTGGGATTTCGCCTTAAGCCTGGTGGAATATCGATGATCAAAATTTCAGAACCCTCAAGGAAGCTAGCGATATCACCGATGACTTTCCTCTCCTTCAATTCAATTTTAAAAGGCTGGATGCCTTCTGACTTAAGTACTTCTAGTTTTTCGCTAGAAGTCGTAGACCCTTTAATTTTATAGCCTTTTTGGAGCAAGGCCTTAGCTAAAGGAATTCCTAACCAACCACATCCTAAAATAGAAATCTGAGTGGACATTATAAATTTAAACTTTGATGGGTTATAATAGCATCATTCACAATAAATGGCTTGGGTATTTTGTCTTCAGGGCGCTCTTTTACTGAAAATAATGGATGACTCAACAAATCAAAGCTGATTTCGTTAAAGGTAAACTCAACAGGTTGTGTCTTGTCCACTTCAAATTCAAATGACAATGGAACTTGGTTCACTACATAATAGTCAATGACATTTTTCTGAAACCGATTGGTGTGTATATGTGAACTCTCTTTATCATTAGCATCATAAAAATCGGCGGTAACTCCATTAACCGTAAAGGATTTAAAATTAGTTTTTGTAGTTTCAGACACTACAATTCTATTTAAATTTCGTTGATAGTCTAATTGTATTCTGAATTTTTTAAACCTAGGACTTGAAGCTTCTAAGGTATCCACTCGAATTTGAGAATTTGGGATGGCTTTCAAGTCGGCTATTGACGATTTGGTATAGGCTGAATTGTATTTACTCTGGTAATCTAGTGAAGCGGTTAAGTCCTTTGCTTCTTTAAAATAAGGTGAAGTCCACGAGTCTAGGTCATCGTCGTATGTAAACCAATGAGCTGTATCGGTGCTAGAGTCTAAAGCATACACTAAGCTATTAGGACGCGGCTGCGTTACATCAAAACCAGACGAAAGATGCGCTTTTATAAAAAAGCCTATCGCCATCAGCAGGGCTAAAGTGGCAACCCCTTTTTTAATAGAGAAATAGCCGAAAATGGGCAATAAGTTACCAAATAACAAAACGGTAAAAACAGCACTCACCACCCCCATTTTAAGACCTAATCCCACAGGGAAAAATTGAATAAAAGGAGCTATAATGCTTAAAGAAGGTAGTATTAAAATCAGAAGAAAAAGATAAGACGGCACTTGAAACCTCACCATTAAGAAGAAAGCAAAAAGCGTAAAAAGTAAAGGGATAATAAAAAAGGCTGCTCCTTTAAGAAAGATATTCAATAAAAACAAAACTATAAACCAGGTTATAAGAGGAGCAATCATAGCATTTTTTGGGTTTAACCTATGATCGAAGAACTGATAAATGCTAAATACCAAAAACAAAGTAAAGGCAACAAAGACAACGATATAATCATGCCCATTATAGGGAAATCCTTGCAAAATAGAGGAATACTCTGGATAAATCTGAAGTAATAATGGCCAAGCAAAATAGATGAGGAGTGCAGATAAAAGTAAACTTAGCAACCAAGGGACAAAACCTAAGAAAATTTCTTTTCTGGTCAGAGACTTGGTTTTTAGTCCATAAATCAGGATGAAAATGAAGATCGCAAAAGCAACAGCATAAATGACCCACACCCCTGAAAATGGATAATGGAAAAGTCCCAATCCTGTTACTGTAAAGTAGACTTGATCCCGCTGAGAGGTTAAGTCTGAAAGATCTGTATTGGAAAAGCCTTTTAGTGAAGACATCAGATAATCCCCTTGATGGGATAAAGAACCTTTGTCCAACCGACTTGGTGTATCCAAGGCGGTATGGTAATCGAAATGATCGTCTATAAAGGCAAAGAAAAAGCTGGGGACGTCTGCAATTTCTCTAAATACTGTAGAGTCTGTATCGTTGGGTAGAAGTTTATACACGCTATACATAAGAGAGTTGGCGAGCGGATGTTGGCCTTGAGATTCTGCAAAAAGGTCTATCAATTTAGAATTCCCATTAGTGGTCTCCACAATCATATTACTTGGGCCCCCGCTTCCACGAGATTCAAAATTCAGGACCAAACCAACCTCATTGATCCAAGGGTGTTCTTTGACAAACAATTCTGCCCCAGAAAGGCCTACTTCTTCACCATCGGAAAAAAGAATAATAATGTCATTTTGAAAAGAAGGCTTGCTCGCTTTAAAAGCTCTTACTGCCTCTAGAATGGCAGCTACTCCAGAAGCTGCGTCACTTGCTCCTGGCGAAGAGTGAACGGCAGAATCGTAATGAGAAAGAAGCAATAAAGCCTTAGAGTTTGGCGAAGAATCTGTGGCTTCTAGCTTTGTAATAATATTTTCTGGAGCTGTGAGAACTCCCTTCTTGGAAAGCACAAAACCTTGCTGAGTTTGAACTTGAAGATCCATTTTTTCAAGTTCATTTACGATATAATTTCGTTTGGAATTATGAGCATCAGAACCTATGTAGTGCGGTTCGTCACCAATATTTTTGACATGCTCGAAAGCCCTGAGTGTTGAAAACTCTTTAGATTGAGTGGATAAATCGGTGATTTCTGAAGGATAAAGATCATAAAAAACATACCAAACGGCAGTGATTATCACTAGTAAACTTATAATAGCTTTATAATCTTTTTTTCTCATTAGTCCCTTTTTACTAAAGCATAATAATCATCTTCCAAAGGTAAATAACCTTGGTCATAAATAAAGTAATACACCCGACCAGATTTTGTGGTGTAGAGATTCGTGAAATAAGTGAAATTAAAACCTTTTTCTAAAAGTTTGTCTCGAGTGGTTTTCGTTTTTTGATCTGTATTGATGCTTTGTAAAATTCTGTAATTTTTCTTAAGCTTATTGTTGACGTTCCTTACTATCTTTCTAGACTCGCTATTCAATCTATTATTATAGGTACTCCTACAATAATCGGAACAGAACTTTTTGTCGATTCTTCCCGACAGCGGTTCTCCACAAGAGAGACATTTCGGTTTTTCCATAGCTTAAGAGATTAAGTGTAGAGTAAATATAAAAAAATCCCTCAATAGTTATATTAAGGGATAGGAAGACTTTATATAAAGATTTAGTCTACAATTTTGAATTCTGAACGCCGATTTTCTTCGTGTTCTTCCTCACTACATCCAGAAATACAATCTTTTATAAGTTCACTTTTCCCTTTACCTTCAGAAGATAATCTTTCAGGATCAACTCCGTTTTCAATTAAGTAGGCTACTGTACTTCCAGCTCTGTCTTGAGATAATTTCATGTTGTAAGCCCCTGAACCTCTTTCATCGGTATGGCTAACCACTTGAATGTTTATATTTTCATTTTCTTTAAGGATTTCAATTAGCTTATCCAATTCAAAAGCAGCTTCTGGCTTTATATTGACTTTGTCATAATCAAAAAAGATGCGTTCTTGAAGGATTAAAATCTTAGCTTCAGTAGATGTCATCTCTGGCACTAAAGCGACTCTAACTACCATTTGTAGCTGAGGAACTTCAAATGAGTTGGATTGACTCTCATAGCCTTCAGCATTCACTTGCAAATCAAATTTCTTTCCAGTTGGTAAAAAGTTATTGCTATTACCAGTAGCAGCTGTTCTGCTCCTAGAATATTCATTTTGGGTAGTATCGTAGAAAATAAGTTGAGCTTCTTGGATATAAACTTCAGTATTGGCATCTACAACTTCAACCAATACAGAAGTTTGTTCTAGTGGACTTACCAATTTAGCCCGGTATATATTGTCGGTTCGTTCTTCTTTTTTAGTACTGGTTCTATTAGAAGACACAAAGCCTAATTCTACGTTGCCATTATAAGTAAACGCAAAATCATCGGCATTACTGTTTAATGGGTGACCTAAGTTTTGAGGAGGTGTAAAGTCACCAGAATCTACTTTAGAATAAAAAACATCCAAGCCTCCAAGACCTAGATGTCCATCGCTGGAGAAATAAAGCATATCCTCTTCATCTACGAATGGAAAGTTTTCTCTTCCCTCTGTATTGAGAGTGGGCCCTAAATTTTGTGGAGATCCGTAAGTTCCATCGGCATTAATATCCACAACATAGAGGTCTGAAGATCCATAACCTCCGGCTCTATCACTTGAAAAATAAAGCTGACTCCCGTCTGGGCTTAACGCTGGGTTTGAATTGGAAAATGAAATATCATTAAAAGGCAAGTCTTGGATATCTTGGAACATTCCGTTAACTAGTGTTGCTTTATAAATTTTAAGATTGTTCACTCCGTTGTCATCTTTTCTATATTTTTCGTATAAAAAGTCGTTTCTAGTAAAGTATAAAGTCGATTTATCCTTAGTGATAGCAATAGAGCCTTCGTGGTATTTGGTATTGATATATCCTGTGATTTCAATTGGATTTTTAAACGTCCCCGCAACATTTTCAGCCACAAAAATATCTAAAGAAGGTTCGTTATCCCATCCATATTTTTTACGAGATTCGTTCCTTGCTGAAACGAAATAGAGCTTTCCATCGAACTCGTATGCTCCAAAATCTGAGAAATCAGAGCTTAAGCTGAGTTTATTTAATTCAAATCTTGGGGTCATCGATTGTAAATCCATCAGGTAATCTGGATTTTCTAGAAAGGCCTTTGCTCTTTGATCCGTTGGCGCTTTATCGACAAAATCAAGCATAGCTTTTTTGAAGTCATCATACTCCTCGTTAATCAAAAGAGTTTGAGCGTAATTGAAGTAATCTATAGCCTCTGGATTCCGATTACTTCTTAGATAACGCTTAAATAATCGTTCAGATGCTTCGAAGTTGGAAGTCTTCATATTTGCTATTGCCAATTGCTTATAAACATAAGCATTAGCTTTTCCCTTTTGAATTAATTTTTCGTAAGCATCAATCGCATCGACATACGCAAAGCTTTCGAAGTATTTATCTGCTTTTTGGGTATCGCTGTTCTGGGACCAAAGCATGGTTGATGCGAAGCAACAAAAAATACTTAGTATAAATAGGTTTTTCATAATCATGTGGATTTGGGTTTAAAAATAGCGAGGAGAAACGTAAGTTTTCTTTTTGAAGAAAATATCGAAAATAATGAAGGCCTCGTAAGAAGGATTGTTCAAATTACTTTTAGTTGTATCGATAGCAAACCCTATTTGCACCAAATCTGTAGCTCTTATACTTGCCAAGGCACTTATAGCATCTTCATATCTATAGGAAACGCCTACTTCAAGCTTTTCGTGAAATAAGAAATTGGCATTCACATCAAAGGAGACTGCTGAATTCAGTTCAGATTTCACTAAAGTAGAGGGTTTGAATTTGATATAATCGTTGATATCAAACACATAACCTGCTGTCACGAAATAGTGTTGTTCTTCTGAACCAAATTCTCTTCCATCAACTTCTAGGTGAGTAGAACTTAAGAAATTTGGCATAGAAAGACCTAAATAAAATTTATCTGTATAATATAAAACTCCAGCACCTACACTAGGATAGATTTCGCTAAGATCTTCTTGAAAAGCAGGATCCATTTCATCTTGGAGATACAAATCTGTAAAGTTACTATTTTGTAATGTTGCTCCAGCTTTTATACCAAAAGCCAATTTGCTATTTTGTCCAACATCGATAGTGTAGGAAATATCTGCATAAAGATTGGTTTCGTCTACAGGTCCTATTTGATCAGTAATAGCTGACAATCCAACGCCAAAACCATCTCCTAAGGGGGTATGTGCATTAAAAGTAAAAGTTCGGGGTGCGCCATCAATTCCAGACCACTGCCCTCTGTACAAAGCACCAACAGAAAGGCTTTCTTTAGAGCCAGCGTAAGCTGGGTTAATAACGTTCATATTGTACATGTATTGCGTATATTGGGGATCTTGCTGCGCTGTTACGTTAGTGATAGTAAATAAGCACAAGATGGCGAAAAGAGGTATATATATATTTTTCATGGATAGGGTTTTCTTCAACTAAGCTATAAAGACTTATTGTTCTACGTTAATGTATAGGGCTCCTTTTGTACTGAAACCATATTCGAGATCTTCGATTTCGAAAGCAATCTCATAAAAATAAGTCCCAGTCACCAAGCTATTTCCATTATCGGATTCTCCGATAAATTCGTCTCTATAATTGTCTTTCTCGTAAATTTTTCGACCATTTCTGTCGAAAATTTCTAAAGTGGCAATTCCTGTTCGGTCTGCAAGACAAGTCAAATCAAAATTATCATTAAGCCCATCTTCATTTGGAGAAATTCCTTCAGTAATTTTACATTCATTTCGATCCGCATTAAGTTCACCTGAATCATCTGAGCTACACGAAAGAGATAAAATTAAGCAAGATAAAATAATAAGGTAGGTTTTGAAATTCATTAAAGTTTGATTATTCATAATAAACGAATTAAGGAAAATTTTAGTGTTTAAAGGCTAAATTTAGTCAAAAAAGTTAGAAGAAAAATAAAAATCCACCCCCGTTTTTTTAAATTTCCAATATCTTAAAGTGATAAGTGAACTGAAGTATTTTTCATAATTTTGTTTTTATAATATAAACTATGCTAGACGCTCAAAATATAAACTATGAAACAACAGTCCTTATTGGGATTGTTAATCAGTTTCAAAATGAAGAAAAATCCAAGGAATATCTAGATGAGTTAGAATTCCTTACTTATACTGCTGGTGGAGAAGTTTTAAAACGTTTTCAACAAAAATTAGAGGTTCCAAATCCTAAAACTTTTATAGGAAAAGGAAAACTAGAACAAGTAAGAGATTATGTGGAAGAACATCAAGTAGGTACTGCTATTTTTGATGATGAATTATCTCCTGGTCAACAAAGAAGTATCGAAAAAATACTCAAGTGCAAAGTGGTCGATAGAACCTACCTTATTATGGACATTTTTGCTCAACGCGCAAAAACAAGTAACGCTAGCACTCAAGTAGAACTTGCTCAATACGAATACTTGTTACCAAGGCTTGCCGGTCTTTGGACCCACTTGGAAAGACAGCAAGGTGGTATTGGTATGCGAGGCCCCGGTGAAACTGAAATTGAAACCGATAGACGTATTGTAAGAGATAAAATCACCTTGCTTAAAAAAAAGCTAAAAACCATAGACAAGCAGATGGCTGTTCAACGTGGGAACCGAGGAAGCCTTGTAAGAGTAGCTCTCGTTGGCTATACCAATGTTGGTAAATCTACGCTGATGAATGTGATAAGCAAAAGTGAAGTTTTTGCAGAAAATAAGTTATTCGCTACCTTAGACACTACGGTTAGGAAAGTAGTGATCCGTAATCTTCCTTTCTTGCTTACCGATACAGTAGGTTTTATAAGAAAGTTACCCACTCAACTTGTGGAGTCGTTCAAATCCACCTTAGATGAAGTCAGAGAAGCCGACTTGCTTTTACATGTAGTCGATATCTCTCATGAAAATTTCGAAGATCACATCGAGTCAGTGAATAGTATTTTAGACGATATTAACGCTAAAGATAAACCTTGTATCATGGTCTTTAATAAAATTGATAACTACGAACCTGAAGTGATCGAAGAAGATGATTTGATGGTTGAAAAATCCTATCAACATTACACCCTTGAGGAGTGGAAAAAAACATGGATGCAGCGGGAAGGCGATAATGTTTTATTTATCTCGGCAACAGAGAAAGAAAATATTGAAGAATTTAGAAAAAAAGTCTACGAAACTGCCAGAAAAATACACATTAAACGTTTTCCATATAACAACTTCTTATATCCAGAATACGAAGCTTATACTGGAGATGAGGAGGAGGAGATGTAGAATTAAAGCCAGCTCTTAATTTTCAAAAAAGGGCTTAAGCTGTTTGAGATTTTTTAATTCCTTGAGTTTTTCGATATTAATAGGTTTTTCTACAAAATCGATAACTACTGGATAGGTTTCCGATTTTTCTTTATCGGAA
It contains:
- the hflX gene encoding GTPase HflX; this encodes MLDAQNINYETTVLIGIVNQFQNEEKSKEYLDELEFLTYTAGGEVLKRFQQKLEVPNPKTFIGKGKLEQVRDYVEEHQVGTAIFDDELSPGQQRSIEKILKCKVVDRTYLIMDIFAQRAKTSNASTQVELAQYEYLLPRLAGLWTHLERQQGGIGMRGPGETEIETDRRIVRDKITLLKKKLKTIDKQMAVQRGNRGSLVRVALVGYTNVGKSTLMNVISKSEVFAENKLFATLDTTVRKVVIRNLPFLLTDTVGFIRKLPTQLVESFKSTLDEVREADLLLHVVDISHENFEDHIESVNSILDDINAKDKPCIMVFNKIDNYEPEVIEEDDLMVEKSYQHYTLEEWKKTWMQREGDNVLFISATEKENIEEFRKKVYETARKIHIKRFPYNNFLYPEYEAYTGDEEEEM
- a CDS encoding bifunctional riboflavin kinase/FAD synthetase is translated as MKIYNNVSEFDSSIQTVVTIGTFDGVHMGHRKIIKRLIDSAENGHLQTALLTFYPHPRMVLQQSEDLKLINTIEERKLILEETGLEHLIVHPFTMDFSRLSAREYVEEILVKSLNAKKIVIGYDHHFGRNRTANIEDLKEFGKEFDFEVLEISKQDIEDVAVSSTKIRRSLEDGDLESANTYLSLPFFLSGEIVRGKGLGKNMGYPTANMDIKESYKLIPKQGVYVAASVINGDKHFGMMNIGTNPTVGGKDRSIETFFFDLDKDLYGQHLHIQLLKRIRSEVKFDGLDALIEAMNADEVFAKNYIKVFTNE
- a CDS encoding HTTM domain-containing protein — translated: MNKTLFKQVDNSPLIVFRIIFGLLIALEAWGAIATGWVRRTLVEPKFTFNFIGFDFLQPIPEPGMYIYFGLMGSFGILIMLGVKYRLSIIAYTVLWTCVYLMQKTSYNNHYYLLILLLIFMCIVPAHTYFSYDARKNPNLRSIKMPNWVVLFLIAQVWIVYTYSSLAKFYPDWLDGTFPELLMKGRAHYWLIGDLLQDQWVHVCITYFGVLFDLLVVPLLLWKRTRITIFWISVFFHLFNSIVFQIGIFPYMSLAFSVFFFPKQYIQQTFLKSKPFYSDEAYAPPKSAPLIKTFFAVWFILQLILPLRHHFIKGEVLWTEEGHRASWRMMLRSKTGYASFKVKDLSTGVTSYVKLEEYLTQKQRRQLIKPDGVWQFTQHLKQDYAAREIPIEIYARIKVGVNGRQPEFLIDPKLDLTKITWNYFSHNDWILPQPKSMP
- a CDS encoding M20/M25/M40 family metallo-hydrolase, with product MRKKDYKAIISLLVIITAVWYVFYDLYPSEITDLSTQSKEFSTLRAFEHVKNIGDEPHYIGSDAHNSKRNYIVNELEKMDLQVQTQQGFVLSKKGVLTAPENIITKLEATDSSPNSKALLLLSHYDSAVHSSPGASDAASGVAAILEAVRAFKASKPSFQNDIIILFSDGEEVGLSGAELFVKEHPWINEVGLVLNFESRGSGGPSNMIVETTNGNSKLIDLFAESQGQHPLANSLMYSVYKLLPNDTDSTVFREIADVPSFFFAFIDDHFDYHTALDTPSRLDKGSLSHQGDYLMSSLKGFSNTDLSDLTSQRDQVYFTVTGLGLFHYPFSGVWVIYAVAFAIFIFILIYGLKTKSLTRKEIFLGFVPWLLSLLLSALLIYFAWPLLLQIYPEYSSILQGFPYNGHDYIVVFVAFTLFLVFSIYQFFDHRLNPKNAMIAPLITWFIVLFLLNIFLKGAAFFIIPLLFTLFAFFLMVRFQVPSYLFLLILILPSLSIIAPFIQFFPVGLGLKMGVVSAVFTVLLFGNLLPIFGYFSIKKGVATLALLMAIGFFIKAHLSSGFDVTQPRPNSLVYALDSSTDTAHWFTYDDDLDSWTSPYFKEAKDLTASLDYQSKYNSAYTKSSIADLKAIPNSQIRVDTLEASSPRFKKFRIQLDYQRNLNRIVVSETTKTNFKSFTVNGVTADFYDANDKESSHIHTNRFQKNVIDYYVVNQVPLSFEFEVDKTQPVEFTFNEISFDLLSHPLFSVKERPEDKIPKPFIVNDAIITHQSLNL
- a CDS encoding gliding motility-associated C-terminal domain-containing protein — translated: MNNQTLMNFKTYLIILSCLILSLSCSSDDSGELNADRNECKITEGISPNEDGLNDNFDLTCLADRTGIATLEIFDRNGRKIYEKDNYRDEFIGESDNGNSLVTGTYFYEIAFEIEDLEYGFSTKGALYINVEQ
- a CDS encoding OmpA family protein; this encodes MKNLFILSIFCCFASTMLWSQNSDTQKADKYFESFAYVDAIDAYEKLIQKGKANAYVYKQLAIANMKTSNFEASERLFKRYLRSNRNPEAIDYFNYAQTLLINEEYDDFKKAMLDFVDKAPTDQRAKAFLENPDYLMDLQSMTPRFELNKLSLSSDFSDFGAYEFDGKLYFVSARNESRKKYGWDNEPSLDIFVAENVAGTFKNPIEITGYINTKYHEGSIAITKDKSTLYFTRNDFLYEKYRKDDNGVNNLKIYKATLVNGMFQDIQDLPFNDISFSNSNPALSPDGSQLYFSSDRAGGYGSSDLYVVDINADGTYGSPQNLGPTLNTEGRENFPFVDEEDMLYFSSDGHLGLGGLDVFYSKVDSGDFTPPQNLGHPLNSNADDFAFTYNGNVELGFVSSNRTSTKKEERTDNIYRAKLVSPLEQTSVLVEVVDANTEVYIQEAQLIFYDTTQNEYSRSRTAATGNSNNFLPTGKKFDLQVNAEGYESQSNSFEVPQLQMVVRVALVPEMTSTEAKILILQERIFFDYDKVNIKPEAAFELDKLIEILKENENINIQVVSHTDERGSGAYNMKLSQDRAGSTVAYLIENGVDPERLSSEGKGKSELIKDCISGCSEEEHEENRRSEFKIVD
- a CDS encoding PorP/SprF family type IX secretion system membrane protein, giving the protein MKNIYIPLFAILCLFTITNVTAQQDPQYTQYMYNMNVINPAYAGSKESLSVGALYRGQWSGIDGAPRTFTFNAHTPLGDGFGVGLSAITDQIGPVDETNLYADISYTIDVGQNSKLAFGIKAGATLQNSNFTDLYLQDEMDPAFQEDLSEIYPSVGAGVLYYTDKFYLGLSMPNFLSSTHLEVDGREFGSEEQHYFVTAGYVFDINDYIKFKPSTLVKSELNSAVSFDVNANFLFHEKLEVGVSYRYEDAISALASIRATDLVQIGFAIDTTKSNLNNPSYEAFIIFDIFFKKKTYVSPRYF
- a CDS encoding short-chain dehydrogenase/reductase; translation: MSTQISILGCGWLGIPLAKALLQKGYKIKGSTTSSEKLEVLKSEGIQPFKIELKERKVIGDIASFLEGSEILIIDIPPGLRRNPTSDYIAKIKPLLQAISVSSLSKVLYISSTGIFEDHESIPGYTEYYLFSTSEIKANPLIEAEQLVLNLSMAKASVLRFGGLVGEGRHPIQFLAGRKGLQNPEAPVNLIHLSNCIRLILEVINQDEFGHIYHGVETIKLSKQAYYIKKAKDHDLVPPEFDHTQTNKGKTIRMDWTSKTLGIQLENKA